TGAAGCGGTCCTTGAACAGGTCCCGCGCCATCTCCAGAACGTCCCCGAAGTCACGATTCTCGCGGATGCGCCGGGCCAGCTCCTGGGGCGGTAGGCCGCGCAGGCGATTCGGCGGGGGAGGGGCGGCAAAGAGCGCGCAAACGGTGAAGCCCAGGAGGGCCCGCTTCACATGTCGCATCAACTTCTCTGGCCCGGGCTTCCGCCACATACCGCCTCCTAAGGGAGCTTCAGATGTATCCCAATCGCCCGGCCAAGGTCAGCCGAAGTTCTGGTCGCGTTTTTGTCGTTTTTGACGCTAGGGATTCCGCCGCAAAACACCCAGGGCATCGATCATCAACCGCGTATTCCCGTTCCGTGCTTCGGCCGCCCAGGTGGCTTCCCCGCCCTCCAGGTGCAGAGTCCAGCCCGCCGGGAGATTGAGATCCTCCAGGGCCAATTCCGTCAGGGTGGTGGCATAGCGGTCCGCCTTCGGGCGGTGATTGCGCTGGGCGTAATAGATCCGGCGCAGCGCCCAGCGCACATGATCCTCCACGGTCAGCGTGGCAGCCGCCTCAGGTGTGCCCGCAGGCTGGGCGCTGAATTGCACGAAACCCCACATCTCCGGGTAGTGCATGGCGATGATGCCCTGGGGGCTCCACACCCAGTTGTCCTCGGGAAGGTCCTTCCCATCGGGGCCTTTGAGCTTCACGTGCCTGGCCCCCTCGACCTTCGTGCGCCACTCCACGCGGGAGAAGTTCACCCGCCAGCGGTCGCCCGGATGCGGCGCGCCGCTGCGGCTGGCCACTTCTGTGAGTGAAGCCCAGGGGATGGCCACCTCCACGGTCCAGCCCCGGTCCCTGTCGCCGGAACGGTTGAGGGTGCCCTGAACGGCCACGCCCCGCTTCAGCCCGTGGTAGTCCCAGCCATTCACCGCCACGCGGCCTCCCTCGCGGTAGGGGCGCAGGAGCATCAGGTCCCACACGGTGCCCAGGGCGTTCATTTCAAATTCGTAATAGGGGCTGGTGGAGCCATCCGGATCGATGAAGATCTCGAAATCGTTGTCCTGAAAGATCACGCTATCCCGCGCCTTCAGCGTGGCCCAGACATCCGGTTCTTCCATTTCTGCGGCCACGTAGAAATACGTGTCGTCCCAGGCCATCTTCGCCCGGGTGCGGAAGCGCGGACGGGGCTTTCCGGGCCCCTCGATGTCCACGAAATCCTCGGTCCACGCGGCCTTCTTCCACACCTCGTCATCCAGGCGGCCATCGATCCTCGGCGCTTTCATGGCCCGCTGAGCCACGTAGTGTCGAGGGGCGAAGGGAATCCCCGGGAGAGGCAGGGCTTCAGGCGCGAACTGCGCACCCAGAAGGGAAGCCGCGAATAGGGGAAGCAGTCGTCGCATGTCCAATCTCACTTGGCCCGCAGGGGCTCGCCGGGGGTTTCAACCAGAATCTTGCCGCTGGCCCGATCCACCAGGGCCAGCCGGGAACGGCCCGCGGGGATGGGCACTTCGAGGGTTCGCGCGCCCACCTTCACCCATCGGCGCACATCCTGGGCCGACTCATTCAGGCACACCACAAGGCTCGCTTTTTCCGCATCCAGCACGCGCGAGGAGGCGGGGCCACTCCAGCCCGCCAGGGGCACGCCCGCGGCCTTCAGAGCGGCGCCCAACAGGCGGGCCAGTGGCTCCTCCTCCCGGGCGAATTCCAAGGGCAGTGGTTCGTGCCAGAGGCGGTCCTTGGGATCCTTCAGTTCCGGCGTCAAACTCCGGCGGAGCTTTTCGCCCAGGTTGCCATCGAAAGTGCACCAGCCGCCCCAGGCCGTGGGTTCCCTCAAGCTGAGCGGCCGGCCCGCATCGACAATCCCCATCTGCCGCAGGGCTTCGGGAACCTTGCCATAGGCATCGCCTTCCACGGCCCCGGTCACCAGCACCAGCGCTCCGCCGGCCTTCGCCTGGAGCAGGGCCTGGGCCGCAGCTTCGTTCAGCATCTCAGGCACGGGCACCAGGATGAGCTTGGCCTCCTTCAGGCGTGCTGGGCTGAGGGTCAGATCCGATAAGAGGGTTGGCACGATGCCATGGCGGTCGGCCAGCACGCGCACCATGCGCTTGGCGGCATCGGGCCCGAAGGGCCGTCCCGTGAAGGTGCGCGTGCTGGGACAAACCACCAGGACCGCATCCGCCGAGTAGTCGCTCAGGTGCGGAGCGGCCTTGGCGAAGAAGTCCGCGAACTGACGGAGCACGCGGGTTTCCGCCTTGGCGGTGCCATCGGGGCGGAGGAAGCCGATGACCGCCTCGTTCTCCAGGGGCTGATAGGGATTCACATTCCAGGCCCATTCCACGACACCCGTGCCCCGGCTTGCGAAGGCCGCGGCGAATTTGCGTTCCAGCAGGCGGGCGGCGTCTTCCGGGCTGCGCCAGGGCACGCCGTCCATGGTTTCGAGGCGCATCATGCCTGTCTCCTGCGCCAGCATGGGTTTCTCGGGAACCTTGGCCGCGGCGCCATCCCAGAGCAGGTCATCCGTGGCCCACCAGCTATGGATGGCCGTGTAGTCCAGCGCGGGCGCCATGAGCTGCTGGGCAGGGCTGGCCAGAAGCCCGGCCTCATCCTGCCCCACGGTCACCAGCACCTGGCCCCCGGCATCGCGAAGCACCTTGCGCATGGTGTCAGCCCAGTGCGTGAAGACATCCTGCGTGAAGAGCCGGAATTCACCTGTCTTTCGGGGCCGCTTCCCCTCCTTGAAGGCCACGTAGGCCAGTTCTTCGGGGCGCGGCAGGCCGAACACGTCTTCAGAGCCATCCCGCCACAGGTCACGCAGCACGCTGACGTCTGAACCGTGCCGCGCCTCGATCCAGCGCTGCCAGGCGCCGGACTCGAACCGGTCCAGATTCGGCCGGTTGGTCCACAGCGCCTCGGCGGGTGCATAGCTGGGTTCGTTGATGAGATCGTAATGAACCCATGGGCAGTCCTTGTAGCGCTGCGCGATCAGGGTCAGCAGGCGCTTTTGCCCTTCCAGGGCCCTGGGATCCAGGTAGGGGTTCTCCCCGCCGAAGGCCGGGGGCAGGAAGGCGAAGAACGTGAAGCAGAGCGGCATGCGGTGTCTGGCCGCCGTGAGCACGAACGCATCAAGGGCGCGGAGCGCGGCATCGTCGATGGCCCCGGGGTCCAACATGAGGCGATCCCAGGCCGTCCAGAGACCCGTGCGGACAAAGTTCACGCCCTGTTTCTTCATCGCTTCGAAGTCGCGATCCCACAGGGCGGGGTTGGGTTCAAAGAGGAACTTGCGATGCACGTCAGAGGCCATGTAGGTGGTGCCCACCACGGGAAAGACCTGGCCATCCAGCCGCAGCCAATCCCGTGAGGCCGCAAGCGTCGGTCCCTCCTGCAGCAGGCGCTCGTCCTTCACCCATATGCCGCTTTCCACGCGCCAATGCCGATCCGCCCCGCCCCTGCCTGGTACGGTGGCTTCCAGGTGATAGAGGCCCGGTGAAAGGGGCATCGCGGGCTTCAGAATCAGCACGGCACTGCGGATGTCCGCGGGGCCGGACAGGGCCGCCTCGGCAGATCCCACCTCCCGCCCCGCCGCGTCGCGGAGGAGGCCGCGAACGGTGACTGGCAGGCTTGCTCCGCTGGTGCCAGGGCGGTGCAGGCTCACTCGGAAGCGGGGCCATTCACCCGCTTCCAGGCAGGCGCTGATGGGTCGCACATCCAAGTCGGAGGGCCCCTCCATGGCCCGCAGGAGACAGGCCCGCAAGGCCGCCGCATCAAGCACGGCATCCGATGGCGCCAGCACCCAGCGCCCGCCGGTGCCCGGCCCCCTCAGGCGGTCGATTTCCAGCAGGGGACAGGCACGGGGAACGCCATCGGCATCCGTCAGGTGCACCAGAGGCCGCAGAATGGCTTCCCGGTACCCGGCGCTGCCATCCTCCCGCGGCTGGTCCTTTCGGGTGGCAAAACGGACCGTGAGGGCGAAGGTCTTCGAGGGTTTCGGCAAGGCCATCGTCCACCCGGAAGCCACTGCGGGCTTGGGCGCCCCCAGGCCCTCGATGGACAGTTCTTCCGCGGGGCCGAGGAGCAATTCACGGGCGAAGGTGGGTTGCCTCGAGCCCAGAACCCAATGCCCACGGGGCTTTCCATCCTGGGTCTCAGTCTGCCAAAGGACGGGCTGATGGAAAGGGGCACCTCCGAAAAGGACCAGGCCGCCGCCCCGTTCAAGGTGGCCTCGAATGGCCTCCCAGGCCGCCAAGGGAAAGGCACTGCCATAGGGGAGCACCAACACGCCCGTGCCCGCCCGAAGGCGCTGCGACAGGGTTTCCGGCCGGTCGGCCACCTCGTAGGGAAGGCCTTGCAGGGCCTCCTTCAACACCTCCGGCGAGGCTCCGCCATCCACGGAAGGGAAGCCTTCACACTGGAACACAGTCACCTTGGGCCGTGTTTCCTCAGCGCACAGCCCCGCGGCCATCAGCAACGTCAGGCTGAGAAATGCGTCTCGAAACAGAATGCGCACGATCAATCACCTCTCCATCGAGCCTAGCGCAGCGCGGTCCTTTCGCCATTGCCGGAACTCATCCCGATGGACATCCCATCCAAAACAGCGAGAGGCGAACATCCCAAGCGGAGCCCTGTGCGGGTTCCCTGGGGTTGATCCCCAGCGAGTGACTTGCCACTAGGCTGACTTGGCGACCTTCTGAAGGCCCCTGGCGATTCGCACCGTGTTTTCCAGGATGGCGCGATCAGAAGGCGTGAGCTGGTTCTCCCGGAGCACCACCAGGACCGCTTCCTCCAACTTGATGGCGTGAATCGCTTCCTGGCCCAAGTCACGGTAGTTGTCATGCGTCATAGAACCCTCACCCCCTTCTTCATCGGCCGCAGGGCCTGGGCGGTTCAATTCTGCGAACCCCGAGGCAACCCAGGCGGCTCCAAGGCTTCATCCCAGACGACCGAACCCGGTCCAGGGTTCCAAGCCTGGCAGGGGCACGGCCCCAGCCAGTGCGGCCGGGTGGGCCATGGACTTTGCTGGAGGCTGCGAGCGAGCCAAAGGGGCGGCTGCTGAAGGCTGCTGGGATGGCGTTTCAGGGGCTGGGCTCATCGGGTTCATGGGACCAACCTTACGTCGGACCATTGGACAGAAATTGGCGCATCCTCCACTGGACGCGGGGGATGACTCCCGTTTCATTCGAGCGGGCCAAGGAGGCGGCCCAAAAGGCCCGGGCCGGGACGCAGCTCGCCTCGGGTGATTGAGTGAACCGCCGCCACGATGGCCGCGTTGGTCCTGGTCTCCACACCGAACCGCCGGCCCAGGTCCACCACATAGCCATTGATGAAATCAATCTCGGTGGCTCGGCCCCGCTCGAAATCCTGCAACATGGATGGCTTCAGGTCACCGTAGGCCGAGAGGATCTGGCCGATCCAGGCTTCGTGGGCGGTTCCAGGCATGCTTTGTCCCGCCCAGCCCGGCGGCACCGGATCTGCGAACATCCGCTCCGGGCGGGCACCGCTGGCCAGGGCCACGGCGAGGGCCTCGTCGTAGGCCCGGTCGAAGAGGGCGCGCCCCTCTGGAAGCCCGATGTAATCCCGCATGGTCCGGCCCGCGACAGCGCCGATGGTGGTGACCGAACAATTCACCAGCAGCTTCGACCAGGCGGCTCCCCGCATGTTGGCCGTCACCCTCACGTCCACGGCCTGGCCCAACCACGTGCGAACCCGCTCGGCCCGCCCCTGCCCGTCACCCGCCAGCTCGCCGATCAGCAGATGACCGGCGTTGCGCTGTTCATAGCAGCCCGGCGACGACATGGTGGCACCGAGGTTGGAAAGGCCGCCGAGCACACGATCCGAGCCATGGCGCTCAGCGAGGATCTGGGAGACGCCGCCGTTCTGGATGGGCAGCAGCGTGCCACCGGGCGCGAGCAGCGACACCAGCCGCGGCGCAGCTTCCATGGCATCCTGGGCCTTGGTGGCCAGGACGATCAAATCGAAGGATTCGCCTCCGGAGTAATCCTCCAGCGCGGCCACTTCCGGCGAACGAGCCGAGGCATCACCCCCCACGCCTGTCACACGAAGGCCCGAGGTTCTCAGGTGCGCCGCCGATTCAGCGTTGCGCGCCGCCAGCCAGACAGGCGCACCGGCCACCTGCAATCGCGCCGCGATCAGTCCACCCAGCGCTCCGATGCCGACGATCAAGGTTCTCATGCGACCTCCCGTCCTGCGGAAGGACTCTACTGGCAGGTGCGCCATGATTGGGGTCGGAACAGGCATGGTGGTCTGCACCGCGTGACCAAGGCGGAGAGAAGCAGCAGGATCTCCGGCACGGAGAATTCACGACCCTGGAGTCGCTCAGAACCCAGCAGGGGAAACCCCTGTGTGGCCTGCCTCCCGGGCAGAAAGCACTGCGTTGTTGCCGCAGACCGCGCTCAGGGGCAGCGGTAGACCATGGCATTGATGTTCATGCCCGCACCCACCGACGCAAACACCACCCGATCACCGCTGGCCAGGGACTGGCCTTCCAACTCGCCGCGCGTGACCAGATCCAGAAGGGTGGGCACCGTGGCCACGGAACTGTTGCCCAGCCAGGAGACGGTCATGGGCATGATGCCCTCGGGAATCTCCGACAGGCCATAGAGCTTGAAGAGGCGCTTGAGGATGGCTTCGTCCATCTTGCCGTTGGCCTGGTGGATGAGCACCTTGTTCACGTCGCTCAGGCTGAGGCCCGCTTTTTCCAAACTCTGACGAACCACGCCGGGCACGGTGGCCAGGGCATATTCGTAGAGCTTCCGCCCCTTCATCTTGAGGGTGAGCTGGTCATCGCCCTCTGGATTGAAGGAGGGATCCATCCACAGCAGCCCCGAGTGCTCCAGGGTGTCGGAGCGCACCGCGTGAGAGAGGATGCCCACAGCCTCATCATGAACTTGGGCCTCCATAACCACGGCACCAGCCCCATCGGCGTAGATGAGGCTGTCGCGGTCGGCGGGATCGCATACGCGGGAGAGGGTTTCCGCGCCGATGACCAGGGCGCGCGTGGCGTCACCCGAGCGCAGGAAGTAATCCGCCTGGATCACCGCCTGCAGCCAGCCTGGACAGCCGAAGGGGAGATCGTAAGCCACGCAGAAGGGATTGGCGATGCGCAGCCGTGCCTTCACCCGCGCGGCCAGCGTGGGCACGAAGTCCGAGCGGCGGTTGCCCGCTTTCACATCTCCGAAATTGTGGGCCACGATGACGTAGTCCAGCGTCTCCGGGTCAATGTCAGCAGATTCCAACGCCCGCCTGCCCGCCTCGTAGGCCAGGTCCGAGGCCACCAGATCATCCGTGACATAGCGTCGTTCGGCGATGCCCGTGATCTCTTCGAACTTCTCGACGATCCGCTGGGTGCCGCCCTCGGGGTAGGGCTGACCGCGATCCTCGAAGAACCTCCGATCCAGAAAGGCTGCATTGGGAATCTTCCGGAGGGGGATACAGCTTCCCGTTCCAGTGATGACGCTTCGCGACTGAGCCATCCATTCCTCCAGCGGCGGGCGATCCGCCTCCACCGCATGAAATTATTCTACGCACACCGGGCCCGCGGATCTTGAAGGATCCGGACGACCTGCGCTGCATTCTTGGTATCGTTCATTCATCTCCCCCTCTGTTCACCCCAACGCTGATGGGGACGGCAGGTCTTTATCAAACGCCAACACGCAGCCCGACTTTGGAACCTGACGCCCCGCCCGGCCCCTGTCATGGTGATCGCATGAGCGCCCCCAATCCCAAGCCGAAGCCCAAGGTGGACACGGCGCGTGCCTGGCGCGAAGCGCGGGCGCTGTTGCGCCAGCATCGCGCTTCGCTGGGTCTGGGCCTGTTCCTCATGCTCATCAGCCGCCTGGCGGGGCTGGTGCTGCCCGCCAGCACGAAGTACCTCATCGACGAAGTCATCGGCAGGCACAACGGCCACCTCCTGCTGCCCCTGGCCCTGGGGGCTGGCGCAGCCACCCTGCTGCAGGCGATCACCAGCTACGCCAACTCCCAGGTGGTGAGCGTGGCGGCCCAGCGGGCCATCATGACCATGCGCCAGCGCGTGCAGGACCACATCCTGCGCCTGCCCATCCGCTACTTCGACAGCACCAAGAGCGGTGTCGTGATCTCGCGCGTGATGAACGACGCCGAGGGCATCCGCAACCTGGTGGGCACCGGCATCATCCAGCTCGTGGGCGGCGTGCTGACCGCCGCCATCTCCCTGGCGGTGCTCTTCTGGCTGAACTGGAAGCTCACCCTGGCCACGATCCTCTTCCTGTCGGCCTTCGGCGGCGCCATGGCCCTGGCCTTCCGCAAGCTGCGCCCCCTCTTCCGCCAGCGCAGCGAGATCACCGCCGACATCACCGGCCGCCTCACGGAATCCGTGGGCGGCATCCGCATCCTGAAGGTCTACGTGGCCGAAGCCCGCGAGCGGAAGATCTTCGCCGAAGGCTCGGAGCGCCTGTTCAAGAACATCGCCGGAACCCTCACGGGCACCAGCGCCATCACGGCCTTCGGCACGGCCATCGTGGGGGCCCTGGGCGTGCTCATCATGGTCATCGGCGGCCGGGCCATCCTCGCAGGTGCGATGACGCTGGGCGACCTCATCATGTACACCTTCTTCGTGGGCCTCATGGCCGCTCCGGTGGTGCAGATCGCCAACATCGGCACCCAGGTGAGCGAGGCCTTCGCGGGCCTCGACCGTGTACGGGAGATCCTCGACATGCCCACGGAGGATCAGGAGGACGCGGCCCGGGAGCCCCTGCCCACCGTGGAGGGTGCCGTGGCTTTCCGGGATGTGCACTTCGCCTACGAGGAAGGCAGCCCGGTGCTGAAGGGCATCAGCTTCGAGGTGCCCGCGGGCAGCACCGTGGCGCTCGTGGGCTCCAGCGGCTCAGGCAAGAGCACCATCATCTCCCTGGTGATGGCCTTCAACCATCCCCAACAGGGGCAGGTGCTCGTGGATGGCAAGAACATTGAACACCTGCGCCTGCGGGAATACCGCGCCAAGCTGGGCGTGGTCATGCAGGACAACTTCCTCTTCGATGGCACCGTGGCCGACAACATCGGCTTCGCCAAGCCCGGCGCCACACGGGAAGAGATCGAAGCCGTGGGCCGCATCGCCCACGTGCACGAATTTGTCGACCGCTTCGAGCAGGGCTACGACACCGTGGTGGGCGAGCGGGGCGTGAAGCTCTCCGGCGGCCAGCGCCAGCGCGTGGCCATCGCCCGCGCCATCCTGGCGGACCCCCGCATCCTGCTGCTGGACGAGGCCACCTCCAGCCTCGACAGCGAGAGCGAGGCCCTCATCCGCGATGGCCTCCGCAAGCTGCGGGCGGGCCGCACCACCTTCGTCATCGCCCACCGCCTCAGCACCATCGAGAGCGCCGACCAGATCCTGGTGGTGGAACAAGGTGGCATTCTCGAGCGCGGCACCCACCGGGAACTGCTGGCCTTGAATGGCCGCTACAAGAAGTTGCACGACCGCCAGCAGGGCGTTGAAATGGATCAATTCATCAATCCCGGCGAGGATTTTACGGCACCGAGCGCTTGAAAGAAGGAGGCCATCCGACCTGAGCCAGATGGCCTCCTGTTTCTAGAGATTGGATTAATCCAGTTCCTTGGCGCTGGCGGAAAGCAGAGCCTTGTCCTTGATCTTCTCCGGGGCCAGATCCGCGGCCAGGCTCACCTTCTCGGCCTTGGCGATGTCACCCACGATGCTGCGCACGGCGGTGAAGGACTTGGTCTGCTGGGGGATCTGCTGCACCACGGCGGTGAGCAGGGCGACCTGCGCGCTCACCTGGGCCGCCTTGCCCGCCTGCAAGGGATTGCTGGCCAGGCTCTTGCTGGCTTCCTGCAAGGTGGAAAGAGTCTTCGGCGCGGCCGAGGCCGCGATGGCGTCGGCACCGAGCATGAGGCCCAGGCGCGTGTTCGCCTTGGCCACGACGCCGGCCTTTTCCTTCTTGTAGGACTTCCAGTCGTTCTTGAGGGCGGCCATCTCATCGCCCGCGGCGCTGGCCAGCTTCAGCTGTTCGGCGTCGATGTTGCCGTCCTTGCGCTTGGTGGTGAGCTCGGAATACTTGGCGCTCAGCTCCTTGACCTTGGCCACCTTCTCCGCCGGGAAGACATCGAGCATGGTGTTCACGGCCTTCATGCCCTGGTCGGTGGCGACGGTCACGAAGCCGATCATCTCCGCGCCGGAGGCGAGGGCGGCGCCCACATCCACCTTGGAGGCGGAAGCGGCGGGGGCCTCGGGTTTCTTCAGCAGGCCACCCAGACCCTGGGCGGGCAGCACGGCGGCACAGGCGAGCAGAAGGAGGGTGTGGCGGGCGTTCATCGGGACTCCTGTTGGGCGGCCAGCACGGCCTGGTTGAGGTTCTTTTTGGTGGCGCTTTCCGCCAGGCGGCGGAGGGTGTCGCGCAGGTAATCCATGGCCCAGGCGCCCGTATCCAGGGGGCGGAGGGCCTGGGCCGGATTCTCCAGTTTCTGCGCGTGATCGGTCTGCAGGCCGAATTTCAGCAGGGGTTCGGGATCATTCCCGGCCTGAAGGCGGACCCGCCACTGCCCTGTGAAGGTGGTGGTATCCCCGGCCGTGGTGGAGGCGAGGGCGGTGGCGTGCAGCGCCATGCGCAGCGCACTGCCCGGCTCCTCCACCAGCAAGAACCGGCACCCACCGGGCCCCATGAGGGCCTGGGCCGCCATGGGAGCCAGCCAGCGGCCCTCGGGCAGCCAGCTCGGCGGGTTCTCCACCAGGGGTGGCGCCAAGGCCAGCAGTGGCTCCGGCGCGGGACTGCCGCTGAAGCGCAGCACATCGCCCGGCACCGTCTTCTCAGCGGCCAGGCAGGCCAGGTTCAGGAAACCCTTGGAGGGCGCCTGCGGGAGCAGCAAGGGGCCCAATGAACGCCCGGCGCTGTCCTTGAGTTCGCCCGCAGGGCGGAACCACTGCAGGGGCGTGAAGCGGGCCGGGGCGGGGCCTTTCCAGCGGGGCTGGCGCTGGGCGTCGATGCCGCCTTCCTGGCCAGCCAAGTCGCCTGCGGGAATGGCCAGGAGATCGGCCTGCACCTTGGCGGCCAGGCGGATCACCGCATTGCGGCAGACCGTGAACCAGGCTGCGTGGGCATCCAATTCGCGGATGCCCGCCTGCTCCACCTGGGCCAGTTCCTCGGTGTGTTCCAGGAAGGCGCGCAGGGGATAGCAGGTGCCGTCGCCCTCGCCCACCCGGGGGAAGATGGCCGCGCCCAGGTGGATGCGGTAGTAGTGTTCCAGGCTGCCGTCGGCCTTCTTCCGGGTGCCGTGATAGGCGCCGAGAACGCCGAGATCCACCCGACGGTCTGGCGCCTCCAGCGCGGCCTGGGCGGTTTCCCGCTGCTCGAGGCTGAGGAAGTTGGCCTGGGTGAGCTGCGAGTGGCGGGCGATGTGATCATGCAGGCGCTGCAACTGGGCCTTGGCGGCGGGACGCCGCGGATCTCCAGGAAGGAGACGCAGCCCCCCGGCCTGGGACAGGTAGTTCCCCAGCAGGCCCAGAAAGGCGTCGGCATCGAGGGTGCGCAGGTTGGAACCCTGGGGCGGCCGGGGTGGCGCCCCGCGCCAGGCCAGGGCCACCGTGGGTTCAGGACGCTCCGCGGGCTTGTCCACCACGGTGAGCGTGTAGCGTTCGCCCGCGGGCAGCTTGCGGCTGGAATCCGCCACATCCTGGAGCAGCGCGTATTTGGGCGTGACATCGCTGACCTTGGCGAAATGCCCCTGTCCGCGCAGGATGGTGCCCCGCTTCACGCCGCGGTCCCGGCCGAAGGGCCAGATGCCGCCCTTGAGGCCTGCGGCGGGCGAACCCAGGGTGCCGCCCTCCAGCACAAAGGGCGCCGCCTGGGTTTTGAGCTGCGCCAGACAGGCCTCCAGCCAACG
This sequence is a window from Geothrix sp. PMB-07. Protein-coding genes within it:
- a CDS encoding carbohydrate-binding family 9-like protein translates to MRRLLPLFAASLLGAQFAPEALPLPGIPFAPRHYVAQRAMKAPRIDGRLDDEVWKKAAWTEDFVDIEGPGKPRPRFRTRAKMAWDDTYFYVAAEMEEPDVWATLKARDSVIFQDNDFEIFIDPDGSTSPYYEFEMNALGTVWDLMLLRPYREGGRVAVNGWDYHGLKRGVAVQGTLNRSGDRDRGWTVEVAIPWASLTEVASRSGAPHPGDRWRVNFSRVEWRTKVEGARHVKLKGPDGKDLPEDNWVWSPQGIIAMHYPEMWGFVQFSAQPAGTPEAAATLTVEDHVRWALRRIYYAQRNHRPKADRYATTLTELALEDLNLPAGWTLHLEGGEATWAAEARNGNTRLMIDALGVLRRNP
- a CDS encoding ketopantoate reductase family protein is translated as MRTLIVGIGALGGLIAARLQVAGAPVWLAARNAESAAHLRTSGLRVTGVGGDASARSPEVAALEDYSGGESFDLIVLATKAQDAMEAAPRLVSLLAPGGTLLPIQNGGVSQILAERHGSDRVLGGLSNLGATMSSPGCYEQRNAGHLLIGELAGDGQGRAERVRTWLGQAVDVRVTANMRGAAWSKLLVNCSVTTIGAVAGRTMRDYIGLPEGRALFDRAYDEALAVALASGARPERMFADPVPPGWAGQSMPGTAHEAWIGQILSAYGDLKPSMLQDFERGRATEIDFINGYVVDLGRRFGVETRTNAAIVAAVHSITRGELRPGPGLLGRLLGPLE
- a CDS encoding 3-oxoacyl-ACP synthase III family protein, with the protein product MAQSRSVITGTGSCIPLRKIPNAAFLDRRFFEDRGQPYPEGGTQRIVEKFEEITGIAERRYVTDDLVASDLAYEAGRRALESADIDPETLDYVIVAHNFGDVKAGNRRSDFVPTLAARVKARLRIANPFCVAYDLPFGCPGWLQAVIQADYFLRSGDATRALVIGAETLSRVCDPADRDSLIYADGAGAVVMEAQVHDEAVGILSHAVRSDTLEHSGLLWMDPSFNPEGDDQLTLKMKGRKLYEYALATVPGVVRQSLEKAGLSLSDVNKVLIHQANGKMDEAILKRLFKLYGLSEIPEGIMPMTVSWLGNSSVATVPTLLDLVTRGELEGQSLASGDRVVFASVGAGMNINAMVYRCP
- a CDS encoding ABC transporter ATP-binding protein, which codes for MSAPNPKPKPKVDTARAWREARALLRQHRASLGLGLFLMLISRLAGLVLPASTKYLIDEVIGRHNGHLLLPLALGAGAATLLQAITSYANSQVVSVAAQRAIMTMRQRVQDHILRLPIRYFDSTKSGVVISRVMNDAEGIRNLVGTGIIQLVGGVLTAAISLAVLFWLNWKLTLATILFLSAFGGAMALAFRKLRPLFRQRSEITADITGRLTESVGGIRILKVYVAEARERKIFAEGSERLFKNIAGTLTGTSAITAFGTAIVGALGVLIMVIGGRAILAGAMTLGDLIMYTFFVGLMAAPVVQIANIGTQVSEAFAGLDRVREILDMPTEDQEDAAREPLPTVEGAVAFRDVHFAYEEGSPVLKGISFEVPAGSTVALVGSSGSGKSTIISLVMAFNHPQQGQVLVDGKNIEHLRLREYRAKLGVVMQDNFLFDGTVADNIGFAKPGATREEIEAVGRIAHVHEFVDRFEQGYDTVVGERGVKLSGGQRQRVAIARAILADPRILLLDEATSSLDSESEALIRDGLRKLRAGRTTFVIAHRLSTIESADQILVVEQGGILERGTHRELLALNGRYKKLHDRQQGVEMDQFINPGEDFTAPSA